One segment of Ignavibacteria bacterium DNA contains the following:
- a CDS encoding aryl-sulfate sulfotransferase, which translates to MKLIILIAFASVTVFAQRTVGVFTHDSTLSYKGYTLFAPVTTKLTYLIDNDGDVVKSWPSQYNPGQAVMLLNDGTLLRTGAPMVQSMGGGGAGGIVEKIAWDGSVLWRYEHYGSTYRSHHDVEIMPNGNVLLLVWESHTRDEALAKGRDASRLADNTLWSERIIEVKQTGPTSGEIVWSWSSWDHMIQDRDPQKPDHGVVKEHPERVDINIGGNRSDWLHMNSVRYNAKRNEVLVSVHNLHEIWIISRETGNIVYRWGNPLTYQRGTRSEQRLYGQHDARWLNEDGTRISIFNNGQARSTTAPRDYSTVEEIIPPLDGSGAYVNDPTSSYGPATPVWQFPEVGTSAFFATNISGATRLPNGNILSCLGPQGTMIEVTDGGREVWRYQSPVGNSGPVRQGTTPRNTMIFKVYRYGPDHPALQGKPLIKQGKLEDGPLGVDEPSALQTSLDLNFATGEALIGVLVDGYVRIGAFDLLGRFLGMAADESLAPGTYVRSVPRGTFLLIRM; encoded by the coding sequence ATGAAGCTCATCATTCTCATTGCCTTTGCATCTGTTACTGTGTTCGCACAGAGAACCGTTGGTGTGTTCACACACGACAGTACTCTCTCGTACAAAGGGTACACGTTGTTTGCGCCCGTTACAACGAAGCTTACGTACCTCATCGACAATGACGGTGACGTTGTAAAGTCGTGGCCAAGTCAATACAACCCCGGCCAAGCTGTGATGTTGCTCAATGACGGAACCCTCCTACGAACCGGTGCACCGATGGTTCAGTCCATGGGAGGCGGGGGTGCCGGTGGGATAGTCGAAAAGATCGCCTGGGACGGCAGCGTCCTGTGGAGATACGAGCACTACGGATCAACCTATCGCTCGCATCACGATGTGGAGATCATGCCGAACGGGAATGTGCTGCTACTTGTTTGGGAAAGCCACACCCGTGACGAAGCATTGGCCAAGGGCAGAGATGCTTCTCGTCTTGCGGATAACACACTCTGGTCGGAACGAATCATCGAAGTAAAACAGACCGGACCCACGTCAGGAGAGATCGTTTGGTCGTGGTCCTCATGGGATCACATGATCCAAGATCGCGATCCACAGAAGCCAGATCATGGCGTCGTAAAAGAACACCCCGAGCGAGTGGACATCAACATCGGCGGAAACAGATCCGATTGGCTGCACATGAACTCTGTACGTTACAATGCAAAGAGGAACGAAGTTCTTGTGAGCGTACACAACCTTCATGAGATCTGGATCATTTCGAGGGAGACAGGCAACATCGTGTATCGATGGGGCAATCCTCTTACCTATCAGCGTGGCACGAGATCCGAACAGCGCCTCTATGGTCAACATGATGCACGGTGGCTCAATGAAGACGGTACACGCATCTCGATCTTCAACAACGGTCAGGCAAGGTCTACAACAGCACCACGCGATTATTCAACCGTTGAAGAGATCATACCACCACTCGACGGAAGCGGAGCATATGTGAATGACCCTACTTCCTCCTATGGCCCTGCCACTCCTGTATGGCAGTTTCCGGAGGTGGGAACTTCTGCGTTCTTTGCAACGAATATCAGCGGTGCCACACGTCTTCCTAATGGCAACATCTTGTCCTGCCTTGGACCTCAGGGGACAATGATCGAGGTAACAGATGGGGGTCGCGAGGTATGGCGATACCAAAGCCCAGTAGGAAACAGTGGCCCAGTTCGACAAGGAACCACGCCTCGCAACACCATGATCTTCAAGGTCTACCGATACGGTCCGGATCATCCGGCATTACAAGGGAAGCCCCTTATCAAGCAGGGCAAACTAGAGGACGGTCCGCTCGGAGTTGACGAACCATCAGCGCTTCAGACCTCTCTGGATCTGAACTTCGCAACCGGCGAAGCTCTTATAGGAGTGCTGGTGGATGGATATGTCCGCATTGGCGCGTTTGATCTGTTGGGACGATTTCTCGGAATGGCGGCTGATGAGAGCCTCGCGCCCGGGACCTACGTCCGTTCTGTGCCTCGCGGAACATTCCTTCTTATCCGCATGTAA
- a CDS encoding aryl-sulfate sulfotransferase — translation MKHLLVIFTAILVTSATAQQTVGVFKHDVAQTSQGYTLFAPVASKSTYLIDNDGQVVHSWTSQNIPGLSAMLLPDGSLLRTGNPLVQTMGGGGAGGIIERRSWDNELLWRYERIGPTYRTHHDVEIMPNGNVLLLEWQRYTRAEAIARGRDPKRLLDSMIYSERIIEVRPTGPTTGEIVWSWSAWDNLIQDFDETKLFYGVISEHPEKLNINTGDLRTDWLHFNSVRYSPERDEILVSVHNLDEVIVISRATGSIVYRWGNPSNYKIGAPSARKFFGQHDARWTDSSGTRITVFNNGIGRTASLFTDYSTLDEIEVPRSLDGTYAKRANGSYGPDTISWTYPRTPDTSFFAINISGAYRLPNGNTLACVGPDGIFSEITQELHEVWRYVNPVGDTGAVRQGVIPRNNLVFKITRYGPDYPAFVGRSLIPQGRLEDGPLVGIEEIFRQSNPIFTSLNILSRKVTISIPENSHVVLSAYDLAGRWLGVVVDEDLSSGSHVRDVPYGTYLIR, via the coding sequence ATGAAACATCTTCTTGTCATTTTTACCGCTATCCTCGTTACTTCCGCAACTGCTCAGCAGACAGTAGGAGTATTCAAGCACGATGTTGCGCAGACATCTCAAGGCTACACGTTGTTCGCGCCGGTTGCTTCAAAGAGCACCTACTTGATCGACAATGACGGTCAGGTGGTTCATTCTTGGACGAGTCAGAACATTCCCGGCCTCTCGGCGATGTTGCTTCCAGATGGCAGTCTCCTTCGCACTGGCAATCCACTTGTGCAAACAATGGGCGGAGGGGGTGCTGGAGGGATCATCGAACGAAGATCGTGGGATAATGAGCTCCTTTGGCGTTATGAACGTATTGGGCCAACGTATCGCACGCATCACGACGTAGAGATCATGCCCAACGGTAACGTACTGCTCTTAGAATGGCAGCGCTACACACGAGCAGAGGCTATCGCTCGCGGCAGAGATCCAAAGCGTCTTCTCGATTCGATGATCTACAGCGAACGGATCATCGAAGTGCGCCCAACTGGACCAACAACAGGGGAGATCGTTTGGTCGTGGTCAGCATGGGACAACCTTATCCAGGATTTCGACGAAACAAAACTCTTCTACGGAGTGATCTCCGAGCATCCTGAAAAATTGAACATCAACACTGGCGATCTGCGCACAGACTGGCTCCATTTCAATTCTGTGCGCTATAGCCCCGAACGCGATGAGATCCTCGTGAGTGTTCACAACCTGGACGAAGTGATCGTCATTTCACGAGCCACGGGTTCGATCGTGTATCGGTGGGGCAATCCCTCGAATTACAAGATTGGAGCCCCTTCTGCCCGGAAATTCTTTGGTCAGCATGACGCACGCTGGACCGATTCGTCAGGAACACGCATCACTGTTTTCAACAATGGAATAGGACGTACCGCCTCGCTCTTCACGGACTACTCTACGCTGGATGAGATCGAAGTCCCACGTTCGCTAGACGGAACGTATGCAAAACGTGCCAATGGGTCATATGGTCCAGACACGATCTCGTGGACCTATCCGCGCACGCCCGACACTAGTTTTTTTGCGATCAACATCAGCGGTGCCTATCGTCTACCAAATGGCAATACATTAGCATGTGTTGGGCCAGATGGCATTTTCTCTGAGATCACTCAGGAACTCCATGAGGTATGGAGATACGTCAACCCCGTTGGCGATACTGGTGCTGTGCGGCAAGGGGTGATTCCGCGGAACAACCTCGTGTTCAAGATCACTCGCTACGGTCCGGACTATCCCGCCTTTGTGGGTAGATCACTCATCCCTCAAGGCAGGCTGGAGGATGGTCCGCTCGTTGGTATTGAAGAGATCTTTAGACAGTCGAATCCTATTTTCACAAGCCTCAACATATTGTCCCGAAAAGTAACAATATCGATCCCCGAGAATTCTCACGTAGTGCTCAGCGCCTACGATCTGGCCGGAAGATGGTTGGGTGTTGTTGTTGACGAGGATCTTTCTTCAGGCAGCCATGTTCGAGACGTTCCGTATGGCACCTACCTTATTCGTTAG
- a CDS encoding alpha/beta hydrolase, whose product MLILILALVALASVTPASGQAYVSRQYAVASERDIPYTVAPAFNGRMDTLKLNVWYPTDDDATRRPLIVWVHGGGFTAGNRAEMNAVCERWASRGYVAATISYRLGFYGPWPFDPPFAYDTAEVVRACYRGLQDLRSALSYLADNASRYKLDTSRTILGGASAGAIIALHGAFNDSTDVRPIALGQLPPVTRALEQFPRPDLGSLQGWGSTGPPLPRIRAIVNIFGGLLDMRSLNGAAFVPTYSYHQTGDPVVACGSAKGLWGLPFDVSANYPKIHGSCSLTDEFTRRGVDPRYYQTWIYNGNEHAIHDEKNVDSLAAVFCAGQIQGTVGVDETSSILDESGYHTIFDLRGSVLAFTAGPLSDVRLPDGVYVSVTDHNAVVFRIVNGVVIR is encoded by the coding sequence ATGCTAATACTCATTCTTGCCCTTGTGGCACTTGCATCTGTGACGCCTGCCAGTGGACAGGCCTATGTATCAAGGCAGTATGCAGTTGCCTCGGAACGCGATATTCCGTATACGGTGGCTCCGGCTTTTAACGGCAGGATGGACACGTTGAAACTCAATGTTTGGTATCCAACAGATGATGATGCCACAAGAAGACCATTGATCGTGTGGGTTCATGGTGGTGGGTTCACAGCCGGCAACAGAGCCGAGATGAATGCAGTGTGTGAACGCTGGGCATCTCGGGGATACGTTGCTGCGACCATTTCCTACAGACTCGGATTTTACGGCCCTTGGCCCTTTGATCCGCCATTTGCCTATGATACAGCCGAGGTGGTTCGGGCATGTTATCGTGGGCTTCAGGATCTTCGCTCGGCATTATCGTATTTGGCCGACAATGCGTCGCGGTATAAACTGGACACGTCTCGGACCATCCTGGGAGGTGCCAGTGCGGGCGCAATCATCGCTCTCCACGGTGCATTCAATGACTCAACGGATGTTCGCCCCATAGCTCTCGGTCAACTTCCGCCTGTCACACGCGCGCTCGAACAGTTTCCTCGTCCTGATCTTGGATCATTGCAAGGCTGGGGGTCAACAGGCCCACCTCTCCCTCGCATCAGAGCGATCGTGAACATCTTTGGAGGTCTACTCGATATGCGCTCTCTCAACGGTGCAGCCTTCGTTCCAACATACAGCTACCATCAAACAGGCGACCCAGTGGTAGCTTGTGGATCTGCAAAGGGGCTTTGGGGCCTCCCATTCGATGTTTCTGCTAACTACCCCAAGATCCATGGCAGTTGTTCGCTTACCGATGAGTTCACTCGCCGGGGCGTTGATCCCCGATACTACCAAACGTGGATCTACAATGGGAACGAACATGCCATTCACGACGAAAAGAACGTGGATAGCTTAGCTGCAGTGTTCTGCGCTGGTCAGATACAAGGAACCGTTGGAGTGGATGAAACCTCTTCCATACTTGATGAGTCGGGTTACCACACCATTTTTGACCTCCGCGGTTCGGTTCTAGCCTTCACAGCCGGGCCACTTTCAGACGTACGGCTCCCAGACGGAGTTTACGTTTCTGTCACTGACCACAATGCTGTTGTGTTCAGGATCGTCAACGGGGTGGTGATTCGATAG
- a CDS encoding YhcH/YjgK/YiaL family protein codes for MIIDTIDNTSSFRHLPWFAAIENYLKTTDLLSAEQGRYDIDGDDLFVIVADDAAREAHPPLEAHRRYIDLQIALTGSFDVLWRPLAECTEELQPYNEEDDVLLMSDQASTRLTLSTGIAAVFFPLDAHAPQPPRISVRKAVFKIKV; via the coding sequence ATGATCATCGATACGATCGACAATACATCATCATTCCGACACCTACCGTGGTTCGCGGCGATCGAGAATTACCTCAAAACAACAGATCTGCTCAGTGCTGAGCAAGGGAGATACGATATCGATGGTGACGACCTCTTTGTGATCGTGGCAGACGATGCTGCCAGAGAGGCACATCCGCCACTTGAAGCCCACAGACGGTACATCGATCTTCAGATCGCTCTCACGGGGTCCTTTGACGTATTGTGGCGTCCACTTGCCGAGTGTACCGAAGAACTCCAGCCGTACAATGAAGAAGACGATGTGTTGTTGATGTCGGACCAAGCCTCCACACGACTCACTCTTTCGACCGGTATCGCGGCGGTGTTCTTCCCACTGGATGCTCATGCACCGCAACCACCCAGGATATCTGTCCGCAAGGCCGTATTCAAGATCAAGGTCTGA
- a CDS encoding PH domain-containing protein, whose protein sequence is MSSTDQQIQVAFNPLIRPYLVLRIGFILIMSIVGIPLALIWFLGVGQWWARHYFAKLQCTLDDRALRYRKGIFVEVEKTIPLENIQDVTFIEGPILRRFNLSMLRFETAGYSEHQAHAMSLIGIIDAHEFRTRIISTREQLRARSHPDPSQMGSMAGVEKRLDEIIALLKGRQSS, encoded by the coding sequence ATGTCTTCAACCGACCAGCAGATCCAAGTAGCATTCAATCCGCTGATACGACCATATCTCGTCCTTCGTATCGGCTTTATTCTCATTATGTCGATCGTTGGGATCCCGTTGGCGTTGATCTGGTTCCTTGGAGTGGGACAGTGGTGGGCGCGACACTACTTCGCCAAACTCCAGTGTACTCTCGACGACAGAGCGCTTCGCTACAGGAAGGGTATCTTCGTTGAAGTAGAGAAGACCATTCCGTTGGAAAACATTCAAGATGTGACCTTTATTGAAGGTCCTATACTGCGACGGTTTAATCTCAGCATGCTTCGTTTTGAAACAGCCGGCTATTCAGAGCATCAAGCGCATGCAATGAGTCTGATCGGCATCATCGATGCGCACGAATTCCGCACACGCATCATCAGCACGCGTGAACAACTACGCGCGCGTTCGCATCCGGATCCGTCGCAAATGGGATCGATGGCTGGTGTAGAGAAGAGACTTGATGAGATCATCGCCCTTCTTAAGGGGCGCCAGAGTTCGTAG
- a CDS encoding N(4)-(beta-N-acetylglucosaminyl)-L-asparaginase: MNRRSFIAASVGVATLASTKRVLAESSRDPLVISTWDHGLPANKTALQVLGRGGSVLDAVERGVMVVESDPNNLSVGLGGLPDRDGIVTLDASIMTGDCRAGSVCFVQGIPHPITVARLVMERTPHVMLVGSGAERFAREQGVSQLTNTLTRQARAAWEEWCKEKKYTPVINIENHDTIGLLAMDANGKMAGACTTSGLAYKAHGRVGDSPIIGAGLYVDDEVGAATCTGLGETVLRTLASFLAVERMRMGDSPQAACETAIKRIVAKHTNYNEFQVGILAIDTAGRHGAFSIQKGFTYALNDVIKESAYFAK, translated from the coding sequence ATGAACCGTCGCTCCTTCATCGCTGCCTCCGTTGGTGTTGCCACGTTGGCATCCACCAAGCGAGTTCTTGCAGAAAGTTCTCGCGATCCACTCGTCATCTCCACATGGGATCATGGTCTTCCGGCCAACAAGACAGCCCTCCAGGTCTTGGGCAGAGGCGGCTCTGTCCTTGATGCGGTAGAGCGCGGTGTGATGGTTGTTGAGTCTGACCCCAACAATCTAAGCGTTGGTCTAGGGGGCTTGCCGGATCGTGATGGCATCGTCACTCTTGATGCATCGATCATGACAGGCGATTGCCGCGCCGGCTCTGTCTGCTTCGTTCAAGGGATACCACATCCCATTACCGTTGCCCGCTTGGTGATGGAACGCACGCCGCATGTGATGTTGGTTGGATCGGGCGCAGAAAGATTTGCGCGAGAACAAGGTGTGTCGCAGCTGACGAATACGCTTACACGTCAGGCGCGTGCTGCGTGGGAAGAGTGGTGCAAGGAAAAGAAATACACTCCAGTGATCAACATCGAGAATCACGATACTATCGGTCTTCTTGCAATGGACGCGAACGGTAAAATGGCAGGAGCATGCACAACGAGCGGACTTGCCTATAAGGCACACGGTCGGGTTGGAGACTCGCCCATCATTGGTGCCGGACTCTACGTTGACGATGAGGTTGGCGCTGCTACGTGCACTGGCCTTGGGGAAACGGTCCTTCGTACACTGGCATCATTCCTTGCCGTTGAACGAATGCGAATGGGAGACTCACCACAGGCTGCGTGCGAAACGGCTATCAAACGAATCGTGGCGAAACACACTAACTACAACGAGTTCCAGGTGGGGATCCTTGCCATCGATACGGCGGGCAGGCATGGGGCCTTCAGCATTCAGAAGGGATTCACGTACGCGTTGAATGATGTCATCAAAGAATCGGCATACTTCGCGAAGTGA
- a CDS encoding DNA alkylation repair protein yields MPEPLKEIFNPSAVSAISDLVKQAYGAFDVRSFRRTATAGLSDLELLPRAKHIAAALHRHLPSDVPTALDIIVRALPKPPEVEENQEFSSFIYMPFTIYVAEHGLPHFDKAMHANYELTQRFTAEFSIRPYLIHHQERTLETLHEWASDTSHHVRRLVSEGTRPRLPWASRLPAFQKDPRPVLALLEKLKDDPSLYVRRSVANNLNDIGKDNPNVLFSTAKKWLKGAHPNREWVVNHALRSSIKRGEQGAFAVLGYDRPASVKILNTTFDPPAAKIGSNVRVSFTVKITSKQTEALLIDLSVHFVKSNGTANAKVFKLTTAQLAPGEHIELRKTISLKQHTTRTHYPGVHRVDVVVNGRAFDLGAFVVTS; encoded by the coding sequence ATGCCCGAACCCCTCAAAGAGATCTTCAACCCGTCAGCAGTAAGCGCTATTTCAGACCTCGTGAAGCAGGCCTATGGGGCGTTTGATGTACGGTCATTCCGACGTACTGCCACCGCCGGGTTGTCCGATCTCGAACTTCTCCCCCGCGCTAAACACATTGCAGCGGCATTGCACCGACATCTTCCGTCAGATGTCCCCACAGCATTAGACATCATTGTGCGGGCCCTCCCAAAGCCCCCTGAAGTAGAAGAGAACCAAGAATTCTCGTCGTTCATTTACATGCCGTTCACGATCTATGTGGCGGAACATGGTCTGCCCCATTTCGACAAGGCGATGCATGCGAACTATGAGCTCACGCAACGGTTCACAGCGGAGTTCAGCATCCGACCGTATTTGATACATCATCAGGAACGGACGTTAGAGACTCTGCACGAATGGGCATCGGACACAAGCCATCATGTGCGTAGACTGGTGAGTGAAGGAACACGTCCGCGACTCCCCTGGGCATCCCGTCTACCCGCGTTTCAGAAGGATCCCAGACCAGTACTTGCCCTACTCGAAAAGCTCAAGGACGATCCATCACTCTACGTTCGAAGGTCTGTTGCAAACAACCTCAACGACATCGGCAAGGACAACCCAAACGTTCTATTCTCAACGGCAAAGAAGTGGTTGAAGGGGGCTCATCCCAACCGTGAATGGGTTGTGAACCATGCTTTGCGTTCATCCATCAAACGTGGCGAGCAAGGCGCGTTTGCCGTGTTGGGATATGACCGTCCGGCATCTGTAAAGATCTTGAACACAACCTTTGATCCGCCGGCGGCCAAGATCGGCAGCAACGTTCGTGTGTCATTCACCGTGAAGATCACATCAAAACAAACCGAGGCTCTGCTCATCGATCTCAGCGTTCATTTTGTAAAGTCGAACGGTACTGCCAACGCAAAGGTCTTCAAGCTCACCACCGCACAGCTTGCTCCAGGCGAGCACATCGAACTACGAAAGACCATCTCTCTAAAACAACACACCACTCGAACGCACTACCCAGGTGTGCATCGGGTGGATGTGGTGGTGAATGGGAGGGCGTTCGACCTCGGAGCGTTCGTCGTTACTTCGTAG
- a CDS encoding DUF2589 domain-containing protein gives MVRISTYVALEEVASHHVFPLTPLEAFMGFANSTLRSLPFGQVIGSPMIAAIRAQALAAQATVDFIKNVGFVPPTPSGGGSTPPDPAEFGDTRYVVFKYTRLKTGAGSGAGATAPSSPGADTEKIELQVPILTIVPIPYIRIDEMTIDFTANITEQHESTSSSSSSVATDTSLDIGYSFFLSPVKVGFNAKVATRHNSNQTQSSRNRVEYTMDIHVRAVQDEMPAGLGRVLGILEEAILQRNS, from the coding sequence ATGGTACGTATTTCTACGTACGTTGCGCTCGAGGAAGTAGCATCGCATCACGTTTTCCCACTAACTCCCTTGGAGGCATTCATGGGGTTCGCGAATAGCACTCTCCGCTCCCTGCCTTTTGGACAAGTCATCGGCTCGCCGATGATCGCTGCGATCCGTGCACAGGCGTTGGCCGCTCAGGCCACAGTAGACTTCATCAAGAACGTTGGATTTGTGCCTCCCACTCCGTCCGGTGGTGGCTCAACTCCACCTGATCCGGCCGAGTTCGGAGATACGCGCTACGTTGTGTTCAAATATACACGACTCAAAACAGGAGCTGGTTCGGGTGCGGGTGCAACAGCCCCCTCATCACCCGGCGCTGATACGGAGAAGATCGAGCTTCAAGTGCCGATCCTGACGATCGTTCCGATTCCCTACATCCGGATCGATGAAATGACGATCGACTTCACTGCCAACATCACCGAACAACACGAGAGCACTTCATCAAGCTCTTCTTCGGTGGCAACGGATACCTCGCTTGATATCGGGTACTCGTTCTTCCTCTCGCCAGTCAAGGTGGGCTTCAATGCAAAAGTGGCCACCAGACACAACAGCAATCAGACGCAGTCCTCTCGCAATCGCGTTGAGTACACCATGGACATCCATGTACGAGCAGTCCAAGACGAAATGCCGGCCGGACTTGGACGCGTCCTCGGCATCCTCGAAGAAGCGATCCTTCAACGTAATAGCTAG
- a CDS encoding DUF2589 domain-containing protein, with amino-acid sequence MSALTPRTLGDLLGAPLRALIEAEAIAARTTADFIKEVGFLPPTNPGIKAGTDDIGTPRLVSFKYSRRSADGTTVESTISVPLLTIVPIPSLQISEATIDMSLVITDAASTPSRPQMKAIIASPLVKTSLQRPTAAGDSGRLTMDISVTLQQADLTHGMVSLMNLLQEGISDTQKEKQP; translated from the coding sequence ATGAGCGCACTAACACCGAGAACGCTAGGCGACCTCCTCGGAGCACCCCTGCGCGCATTGATCGAGGCCGAAGCCATTGCTGCGCGTACAACCGCAGACTTCATAAAAGAGGTTGGTTTCTTGCCCCCTACCAACCCTGGAATCAAGGCAGGAACAGACGATATCGGAACACCCCGACTTGTCTCATTCAAGTATAGCCGCCGATCTGCCGATGGTACCACCGTTGAATCTACGATCAGTGTACCGCTGCTGACCATCGTGCCGATACCGTCACTACAGATCAGTGAAGCAACGATCGATATGTCGCTGGTGATCACTGATGCAGCGTCAACACCAAGCCGACCGCAGATGAAGGCGATCATTGCATCGCCACTCGTGAAGACATCCTTACAACGGCCAACCGCAGCAGGCGATTCCGGCCGACTCACGATGGATATCTCCGTTACTCTTCAACAAGCCGATCTCACACACGGTATGGTTAGCCTCATGAATCTGCTTCAAGAGGGGATCTCCGATACACAGAAGGAGAAGCAACCATGA
- a CDS encoding SDR family oxidoreductase, with product MQHVAIVTGGASGIGKAVVEEYSRLGMAVVIADVQDEAGQDFAATIVSSGGKALFVHCDVSVPKDQQNVVDIAVREYGRLDYAVNNAGIGGEANPTGSYSLDGWHAVINVNLNGAFYGMRAQIPAMIESGGGSIVNVSSILGAVGFPAAPAYVTAKHGLVGLTKAAALDHAIQGIRVNAVGPGFIETPLIAEIIEDPAQHTYLTSLHPMGRLGRPEEVAELICFLTSEKASFITGAYYPVDGGYLAR from the coding sequence ATGCAACACGTAGCTATAGTAACCGGCGGGGCATCCGGAATTGGTAAGGCCGTGGTTGAAGAGTATTCTCGACTTGGAATGGCCGTTGTCATTGCAGATGTGCAGGACGAAGCGGGACAGGACTTTGCCGCGACGATCGTATCAAGTGGGGGCAAAGCACTCTTTGTCCATTGCGATGTATCGGTTCCGAAAGACCAACAGAATGTTGTTGATATCGCCGTGCGAGAGTATGGAAGACTAGACTATGCAGTGAACAATGCCGGCATTGGTGGCGAGGCTAATCCCACAGGAAGTTATAGTCTTGATGGTTGGCATGCGGTGATCAATGTGAACCTCAACGGTGCGTTTTATGGCATGCGTGCACAGATCCCGGCCATGATCGAATCCGGCGGCGGGTCTATTGTCAACGTATCGTCGATCCTCGGCGCTGTAGGATTTCCGGCTGCACCAGCATATGTGACGGCAAAACACGGGCTTGTTGGATTGACAAAAGCCGCCGCGCTAGATCATGCAATACAGGGCATTCGCGTAAATGCTGTTGGTCCGGGATTCATCGAGACACCGCTCATTGCAGAGATCATTGAGGATCCCGCACAGCACACGTATCTAACGTCATTGCATCCGATGGGTCGACTCGGACGTCCGGAAGAAGTTGCTGAACTCATCTGCTTCCTCACTAGCGAGAAAGCCTCATTCATCACCGGTGCGTACTATCCTGTAGATGGTGGGTATCTGGCTCGTTGA